The following coding sequences lie in one Myxococcus xanthus genomic window:
- a CDS encoding saccharopine dehydrogenase family protein, with protein sequence MDAVGRTGDILVVGGYGQVGQEVVRILAPVFPGRVVVAGRSSAKAESLARRTGEGTRARALDVTASDAVAHLHGVALVVMCLDQQASSFVEYCLRSGIDYVDVTASEASLSAFERLAPVAAQAGSTAVLSVGVAPGLTQVLAARTASQLDTVEQLDLFVLLGGGDTHGAAAIEWTLENLSAPFDVYLQGQLHRVHGFREATWVHFPGEARPRRAWRFNFPDQRTVARTLSVPTVSTWLCFDPPGLSSLAALAVRLGMGQLLRWPPLRRAATWLALRLHAGSDVCSVLAKARGHSAGMPATRVATLQGRREAMLTGRVAAEVARELLAGHGPGRGVLHLEQFVEWEPFLRRIAAAVPDARYVAHDESRR encoded by the coding sequence ATGGACGCTGTGGGACGCACCGGGGACATCCTCGTGGTGGGCGGCTATGGGCAGGTGGGGCAGGAGGTCGTTCGCATCCTGGCTCCCGTGTTCCCGGGCCGCGTGGTGGTGGCTGGCCGCAGCAGCGCCAAGGCGGAGTCGCTCGCGCGGCGCACAGGGGAGGGGACACGGGCTCGGGCGCTCGACGTCACCGCGTCCGATGCCGTGGCGCACCTGCACGGTGTCGCGCTCGTGGTGATGTGCCTGGACCAACAGGCATCGTCGTTCGTCGAGTACTGCCTGCGTTCAGGCATCGACTACGTGGACGTGACTGCGTCGGAGGCGTCCTTGTCCGCCTTCGAGCGACTGGCACCCGTCGCGGCCCAGGCGGGGAGCACCGCTGTGCTCAGCGTGGGTGTGGCTCCGGGGCTCACGCAGGTTCTGGCCGCGAGGACGGCGTCTCAGCTCGACACCGTGGAGCAACTGGACCTCTTCGTGTTGCTGGGGGGTGGCGACACCCACGGCGCTGCGGCCATCGAATGGACGCTGGAGAACCTCTCCGCGCCATTTGACGTCTACCTCCAAGGACAACTCCACCGTGTCCACGGATTCCGCGAGGCCACCTGGGTCCACTTCCCTGGAGAAGCGAGGCCCCGCCGTGCGTGGCGGTTCAACTTCCCGGACCAGCGAACCGTTGCACGCACGTTGTCCGTCCCCACCGTGTCGACATGGCTGTGCTTCGACCCGCCTGGGTTGAGCAGTCTGGCCGCGCTCGCCGTCCGGCTGGGGATGGGCCAGCTGTTGCGATGGCCGCCGCTTCGACGCGCCGCGACCTGGCTGGCCCTGCGGCTCCACGCGGGCTCGGATGTGTGTTCGGTTCTGGCGAAGGCGAGGGGACACTCCGCGGGCATGCCCGCGACGCGGGTCGCGACATTGCAAGGCCGGCGTGAGGCAATGCTGACGGGGCGGGTCGCGGCGGAGGTGGCTCGCGAGTTGCTCGCCGGTCACGGTCCTGGCCGCGGCGTTCTTCACCTGGAGCAGTTCGTGGAATGGGAGCCCTTCCTGCGACGAATCGCCGCCGCCGTTCCGGACGCGCGGTATGTGGCTCACGACGAGTCGCGCCGCTGA
- a CDS encoding glycoside hydrolase family 6 protein, translating into MQLRDSAGSPFRRFTAPAALMLAAALATACGPSEPPAPAGAEAYGTRADALTELVSNGTFNGGTVSPWWSGPNTQSRVENARLRVDVGGGTANPWDALIGQDDIPLVNGRAYTLSFTASASVTTTVRVTVQLESAPYTAPLDRQMTLDGTSRRFTFPFTSTLATQAGQVTFQMGGRATGFSAFIDDISLTTEDGGGGGGPLAMTSGFYIDPNSNPANWVRANSGDSRAARIQSSIANNLAARWFAAWSGDITTAVSSFVAAADAADKLPVLVAYNIPGRDCGSHSGGGAGSPEAYRTWISSFAAAIGNRPAVVIIEPDAVAQLDCLANDAERQTRISLIRYATEQFRDRAPNTWAYLDAGNALWINADTMAQRLENMGMRNVRGFALNVSNFYTTAQSASYAGSVNSALNSRYGYTKPFVVDTSRNGNGSNGEWCNPAGRRIGTPNQVGVGGAEMVLWIKVPGDSDGQCGVAPNTPAGTFMPDVALRMIDGL; encoded by the coding sequence GTGCAACTACGTGACTCCGCCGGTTCCCCGTTTCGTCGCTTCACCGCTCCGGCCGCGCTGATGCTGGCGGCGGCCCTCGCGACTGCCTGTGGTCCCTCGGAGCCGCCCGCCCCGGCGGGGGCCGAGGCGTACGGCACCCGCGCCGATGCGCTGACCGAGCTCGTCTCCAATGGCACCTTCAACGGTGGCACCGTATCGCCCTGGTGGAGTGGCCCCAACACGCAGTCACGCGTGGAGAACGCCCGCCTGCGCGTGGACGTGGGGGGCGGGACGGCCAACCCCTGGGACGCGCTGATTGGCCAGGATGACATTCCGCTCGTGAATGGCCGGGCGTACACGCTGTCCTTCACGGCCTCTGCTTCGGTGACGACGACGGTCCGTGTGACGGTGCAACTGGAGAGCGCGCCGTACACCGCGCCGCTGGACCGGCAGATGACGTTGGATGGGACGTCACGGCGCTTCACGTTCCCCTTCACGTCGACGCTGGCCACGCAGGCGGGACAGGTCACCTTCCAGATGGGAGGCCGCGCGACGGGGTTTAGCGCGTTCATCGATGACATCTCGCTCACCACGGAGGACGGCGGCGGTGGCGGCGGGCCGCTTGCGATGACGAGCGGCTTCTACATCGACCCGAACTCCAACCCCGCCAACTGGGTCCGGGCCAACAGCGGGGACTCGCGCGCGGCGCGCATCCAGTCCTCCATCGCGAACAACCTGGCCGCGCGCTGGTTCGCCGCGTGGAGCGGAGACATCACCACGGCGGTGTCCAGCTTCGTCGCGGCAGCGGACGCGGCGGACAAGCTGCCGGTGCTGGTGGCCTACAACATCCCTGGCCGGGACTGCGGGAGCCACTCGGGCGGAGGCGCGGGGTCGCCGGAGGCGTACCGGACGTGGATTTCGTCCTTCGCCGCCGCCATCGGCAACCGTCCCGCCGTCGTCATCATCGAGCCGGACGCTGTCGCCCAGCTCGACTGCCTGGCGAACGATGCCGAGCGGCAGACGCGCATTAGCCTGATTCGCTACGCCACGGAGCAGTTCAGGGATCGCGCGCCGAACACGTGGGCCTACCTGGACGCGGGCAACGCCCTGTGGATCAACGCGGACACCATGGCTCAGCGGCTCGAGAACATGGGCATGCGCAACGTGCGGGGCTTCGCGCTCAACGTGTCGAACTTCTACACCACCGCGCAGTCGGCCTCGTACGCGGGCTCCGTCAACAGCGCGCTCAACAGCCGATACGGCTACACCAAGCCCTTCGTGGTGGACACCAGCCGCAACGGGAATGGCTCCAACGGAGAGTGGTGCAACCCCGCCGGCCGGAGGATTGGCACGCCGAACCAGGTGGGCGTGGGCGGCGCGGAGATGGTCCTGTGGATCAAGGTCCCCGGGGACTCCGACGGCCAGTGCGGCGTCGCGCCCAACACGCCCGCCGGCACGTTCATGCCGGACGTGGCCCTGCGGATGATTGACGGCCTCTGA
- a CDS encoding amidase yields the protein MTYQRNPVKAPRVSGLALKAFVNALESGVGSVMLDKLTRDSGIERWRELPAGDAPPLQFPLPQGTAATEPQTPTEQAARAIAASASPPERESVAAYVRAYREGATDPVAVVNRIHESIARMDSGKQRLGLFIARKPDEVHRAAEASSERLRAGRPLSVLDGVPVVLKDEVDLAGFPTTLGTRFRTQVAAADSTVAARLKAAGAIILGKANMNEIGINPIGLNPHHGAARNPWDTGRITGGSSSASAAAVAAGLCPLSIGADGGGSIRIPAALCGIVGLKATWGRIPETGVPPLCWNVGHVGPMGLTVDDVAAAYAVLAGPDGHDLVSQGQSPHHLSGYEDEGLSGVRLGICWDYFEDADADVVARCKEAVAALSAAGARVVEIPPPDLNTVLWTHSCIILSEMSEVMLPHVKAHPSEFGLDTRTNLAIGRHFRATDLVHALRHRHRLTRELLAQMAGVDVLVTPTTATTAPLIPEAALPDGESNLPVVDALMRFVRQANLTGFPSLSVPAGFDEEGLPVGVQLTGRPYEEHLLLRLGRVVEQASEYRVPPVHLRALR from the coding sequence ATGACCTACCAACGCAACCCCGTGAAGGCGCCCCGTGTGTCGGGCCTGGCGCTCAAGGCTTTCGTGAACGCGCTCGAGAGCGGCGTCGGGTCGGTGATGCTGGACAAGCTGACGCGGGACAGCGGCATCGAGCGATGGCGTGAGCTCCCGGCGGGCGATGCGCCGCCGCTCCAGTTCCCGTTACCCCAAGGCACCGCCGCCACGGAGCCGCAGACGCCCACGGAGCAGGCCGCGCGCGCCATCGCCGCGTCCGCCAGTCCACCGGAGCGTGAGAGCGTAGCGGCCTATGTCCGCGCCTACCGCGAGGGCGCCACGGACCCGGTGGCCGTGGTGAATCGGATTCATGAGTCCATTGCCCGGATGGACAGTGGGAAGCAGCGCCTGGGCTTGTTCATCGCCCGCAAGCCGGACGAGGTGCACCGGGCCGCGGAGGCGTCCTCCGAGCGGCTTCGCGCGGGCCGTCCGCTGAGCGTGCTCGACGGCGTTCCCGTCGTGCTGAAGGACGAGGTCGACCTGGCCGGGTTCCCCACCACGCTGGGCACGCGGTTCCGCACGCAGGTGGCCGCCGCGGACTCGACGGTGGCGGCCCGGCTCAAGGCCGCGGGCGCCATCATCCTCGGCAAGGCCAACATGAATGAGATTGGCATCAACCCCATCGGGTTGAATCCCCACCACGGCGCCGCCCGCAACCCCTGGGACACGGGCCGCATCACCGGTGGCAGCTCCAGCGCCTCCGCAGCCGCCGTGGCCGCGGGCCTGTGCCCCTTGAGCATCGGTGCCGACGGCGGCGGTTCCATCCGCATCCCCGCGGCCCTGTGCGGCATCGTGGGGCTCAAGGCGACGTGGGGCCGCATCCCGGAGACGGGCGTACCTCCGCTGTGCTGGAACGTGGGCCACGTGGGGCCCATGGGGCTCACCGTGGACGATGTCGCCGCCGCGTACGCGGTGCTCGCGGGGCCGGATGGGCATGACCTCGTCTCACAGGGGCAGTCGCCGCATCACCTGTCTGGCTACGAGGATGAAGGCCTGAGCGGCGTGCGGCTGGGCATCTGCTGGGACTACTTCGAGGACGCCGATGCGGACGTCGTCGCCCGCTGCAAGGAAGCCGTGGCCGCGCTGTCGGCCGCGGGCGCGCGCGTGGTGGAGATTCCGCCTCCCGACCTCAACACCGTGCTGTGGACGCACAGCTGCATCATCCTGAGCGAGATGTCGGAGGTGATGCTCCCTCACGTGAAGGCGCATCCGTCGGAGTTCGGGCTCGACACGCGCACCAACCTGGCCATTGGCCGGCACTTCCGGGCCACGGACCTGGTGCATGCCCTGCGGCACCGGCATCGCCTGACGCGTGAGCTGCTGGCGCAGATGGCGGGCGTGGACGTCCTCGTCACGCCGACGACGGCCACCACGGCGCCCCTCATTCCGGAGGCCGCGCTTCCGGATGGCGAGTCGAACCTGCCTGTCGTCGATGCCCTCATGCGCTTCGTGCGCCAGGCCAACTTGACGGGCTTCCCCTCGCTGTCGGTGCCAGCCGGCTTTGACGAAGAGGGGCTCCCGGTGGGTGTCCAGCTCACAGGCCGCCCCTACGAGGAGCACCTGCTGCTGCGTCTGGGCCGCGTGGTGGAGCAGGCCTCCGAGTACCGCGTGCCGCCTGTTCATCTGCGCGCACTTCGATGA
- a CDS encoding LysR family transcriptional regulator, producing MNIICADRASMPSLSNIEAFVRAAEHGDFTRAARKLQLTASAVSRRIARLEEELGVVLFQRTTRAMQLTEDGRAFYARCQRILGELEDAKESLSRSRHRPVGVLRVDAPQVIGQLVLMPALPRFLTVHPGVELRLTLRDEVVDPITEGADVLLRLGTLEDSRLVARKLGTTRLLACAAPAYLRRHGRPETVADLSRHNCLGFLRESAPASWLLHDGSTPVSAVPRGAFHTNHGATLRDAAVLGLGIAQLFDFMVARELESGALVPVLEEQAGAPRPIHALYPRGKHLPSRVRAFLDFVATLFPR from the coding sequence GTGAACATCATCTGTGCGGACCGCGCATCAATGCCCTCGCTCTCGAACATCGAAGCCTTCGTTCGCGCCGCCGAGCACGGTGACTTCACCCGTGCGGCACGGAAGCTCCAGCTCACCGCTTCGGCCGTGAGCCGGCGCATTGCCCGCCTGGAGGAGGAACTGGGCGTCGTGCTCTTCCAGCGGACGACCCGCGCCATGCAGCTCACCGAGGACGGCCGAGCGTTCTACGCCCGCTGCCAGCGAATCCTCGGAGAACTGGAGGACGCGAAGGAGTCGCTCTCCCGCTCCCGGCACAGGCCCGTGGGCGTGCTCCGAGTGGACGCGCCACAAGTCATCGGCCAGCTGGTGCTCATGCCGGCGCTGCCTCGCTTCCTCACGGTGCACCCTGGCGTCGAGCTGCGCCTGACACTCCGGGACGAGGTCGTGGACCCCATCACCGAAGGCGCCGACGTGCTCCTGCGACTTGGAACCCTGGAGGACTCGCGACTGGTGGCCCGAAAGCTGGGAACCACACGGCTGCTCGCCTGCGCCGCCCCCGCGTACCTGAGGCGCCACGGCCGACCAGAGACAGTGGCGGACCTGAGCCGGCACAACTGCCTGGGCTTTCTCCGAGAGAGTGCGCCTGCATCCTGGCTGCTGCACGACGGGAGCACCCCGGTGAGCGCCGTTCCCCGAGGCGCGTTCCACACTAACCACGGTGCCACCTTGCGCGACGCGGCCGTGCTGGGCCTGGGCATCGCGCAGCTCTTCGACTTCATGGTGGCCCGCGAGCTGGAATCCGGAGCGCTCGTGCCCGTTCTGGAAGAACAGGCGGGTGCTCCCCGCCCCATCCATGCTTTGTATCCGCGCGGCAAGCATCTTCCCTCGCGGGTTCGCGCCTTCTTGGACTTCGTGGCCACGCTCTTCCCCCGGTGA